The DNA segment CGGGCTGCTCTCGGCGCTGGAGGCCGACGCGCCGGTGACTCTGGCGTCGCACCCCCGGGTGAGGGCGGCGCTGGCGGAACGCAACGCGACCATCTCCGGCTTCTGGCTCGCCGACGGGCAGGCGCCCCACGTCCGCGGACCCGCCCCGGGCGGAGAGAACGACGCGCTCCCCGGCCCGGGCCGCAAGGTGCTCGTCATCGACGCGGAGGACACCTTCACCGCGATGCTCGCCCACCAGCTGCGCTCGGTGGGGCTCGCCGTGACAGTGCGGCGGTTCGACGAGCCGTACGGCTTCGACGGCTGGGACCTGGTCATCATGGGGCCGGGCCCGGGTTCCCCGCACGACAGCGGCCATCCCAAGATCGCACACCTGCGGGCGGCGATACGGACCCTGCTCGCCGAGCGGCGCCCCTTTCTCGCGGTCTGTCTCAGCCATCAGGTCCTCAGCCGCGAGCTCGGCTTCGAGGTGGTCCGCCGCGGCACCCCGAACCAGGGCGTGCAGCGCGAGATCGATTTCTTCGGCCTCCGGGAGCGGGTCGGCTTCTACAACACCTTCGCCGCCGTCGCCTCCCAGGACAAGGTGGACTGTGGCGGAGCGGGGATCGTGGAGGTGAGCCGCGACGCCGGCACCGGTGAGGTGTACGGCCTGCGCGGCGCCCACTTCGCCTCGATGCAGTTCCACGCCGAGTCCCTGCTCACCCAGGACGGTGTACGCATCCTGGAACGGCTCACCGCGGAGGTGCTGAGCGCGTGAGAGCGCGGACGCGGTCCCGGACGGGCCGATGACACGTCCCGATCCGCTCAGATGACGGACTCCGCGCCGGTTCCTGTACGCGGGCCCGCGCCGGGGATGTCATCTTCTCCAGACCTCAACCCACCCTTGCAGCCGCAGTCGTGAGGACATCCTGATGTTACGGATACCTTCCAGGAACAACGGCCTCTATCTCGGAACGGTGCCCCAGTCGGCCGCCGCGACGAATGGCGGCACACTGATCACACTCGACCACGACATGGACACCCTCCCCGGCGTCGGGCGCATGCTGACCGTCGCCGAACTCGCCGAGCACGTCGACGACATGGCGGGCCGCCTGTGGGCCGCCGGGGTCCGGCCCAGCGAACACGTCGCGGTCCATATGCGCCCCGGATTCGACATCTACGTGCTGGCAACGGCGGCCGCCCGTATCGGCGCCGTGCCGGTCATGCTGTCACCGGCTCTGGAGGGCGAGAGCGTCGCCGCACTGCTCGAACGGCTGGACCAGCCGCATCTGCTCACGGACGGAACGAAGCTGGACGGGACGCTGTCCGCCGTTCCGCTGGCCGGCCTGACCGACCGCATCATCGTCACCACCGGCTCCCGGCCGGGCGCCGTCTCGCTGGCCGGGCTGGCCGGAGCCCCGCGGCAGCGGCCTGTGCTGCTCCACCCCGACCAGCCCGCGCTGATGACGCACACCTCCGGCACCACCGGGCTGCCGAAGCTCGTCGTTCACTCCGCGCGCTCCCTGCGCGGCAGGTTCCGCCCGCAGGAGCGGCTCGCGTCGCTCGTCCGCCGGCGCGAGACCGTGGCCATCCACGTGTCGTACGTGCATTCCCGGATGTACCTGGCGCTGGCCGTGCTCCTGCCGCGGGCCATGCCGCTGGTCATCATGAACGACTCGGAGCCCGCCCAAGTCGCGGAGCTGTTCGCCGAAACACGGCCCGGGTTCATCGAGACCCATCCGAATTCCTTCATGGAGTGGGAAGAACTCGTCGACCACCCGCGCAAACCGCTCGCCAACGTCCGCTATTTCAGCAGCACGTTCGACGCCATCCACCCGAGCACCATGGACCGGCTGCTGCGGGCCTCGGAGCGCCGAGCCCCGCTGTTCTTCCAGATCTACGGCCAGAGCGAGTGCGGCCCGCTGGTGGGCCGCGGCTACACCCGGAAGAACGCGCACCGTGCCGACGGCCGCTGCCTGGGGTTCGCCATGCCCGGCGTGACGAACTTCCGGCTGGTGAGCCGCAACGGCGCCAAACCGTCCCGGGAGAACCCGGGTTACATCGAGGTCAGCACCGGCGGCCGCGCCCTGACCTACTTCGGGGAGCGGGAGCGCTTCGACCAGCAGGTGCACGGCAGCTGGTGGCGCGGCGGTGACGTCGGGTACCGCTCCGCGTTCGGCTGCCTGCATCTGCTGGACCGTGAGGTCGACGTCATCCCGACCATCCACAGCACCCTTGCGGTCGAGGACACCGTGCTGGGCCGGCTGGAGGAACTGACCGAACTCGTCGTCGTCGCGGGCCCGCACCAGGAGCCCGTCCCGGTCGTGTGCACCAGGAACGACCGCCCGCTGCACGCCGAGCGCTGGCGGGCCGCGGTGGCCGACCTCGCGCCGATGGCAGATCCGGTCCAGCTGCCCCTGGCGGAGCTGCCCCGTACGGCCACCATGAAGATCAAGCGCATCGAACTGTCGCAGCGGCTGCGCGGGCAGGAGGGCCGGGCATCGTGACACAGCAGAGGACCGGGGCCGACGGCCGGGCCCCCGCACCGGACTTCGACGTGCTCGTGGTCGGTGCCGGGCCGAGCGGGCTGATGGCGGCCTGTGAGCTCCTGCGGCGCGGGGTGCGGGTGCGCGTCATCGACCGGGCGCCGCAGCCCGTGCGGGCTCCGAAGGCCCTGTCACTGTGGCCGCGCGCCCTCGACATCCTGGAGGACGTGGGACTGCGCGAGGAGATCCGGCGGAACTCCACGCGGATCGACGCCTTCAGCTATTTCTCCGACCGCCGGCCGCTCGCCTCCTTCGGATTCTCCGAGGACCTGGCGTCCCGGATCCTCCCGCAGTACGAGACCGAACAGGCCCTCACCGGAAGGCTGGAGACCCTCGGCGGCAAACCCGAGCGCGGGGTACGGCTGCTGGCCCTGGACGACATCGACCACTCCGGGGACATCGGGGCCACGGACGGTGTCACCGCCGTACTGGAGCATGCCGACGGGGCAGTGGAACGCGTCCGGGCGCCGTTCGTCATCGGTGCCGACGGAGCGGGCAGCTCCGTGCGGGGTCAGCTCGGGGTCGGCTTCGAGGGCAGCACGTACGAGATGGCCTTCGCCCTGATCGACACACGCATCGAGGGCGACCTGCCGCCGGACGAGATCCGCTACTACCAGTCCCCGGCGGGGACGCTGGTGATCGTGCCGATGCCGGACGGTGTCTTCCGGTTCCTGTCCGTCATGCCCGGCGGCCGGGAGGTGAGCGTGCCGATGATGCAGAAGATCCTCGACGAAAGAGGGCCGCGCGGGGTGCGGATCACCGAACCGGTCTGGCAGACGGTCTTCCGGGTCCACGCCCGGCACGCCACCGACTTCCGGCGCGGACGCGTCTTCCTCATGGGCGACGCGGCCCACGTGCACAGTCCGGCAGGCGGCCAGGGCATGAACAACGGTCTCCAGGACGCCAACAACCTCGGCTGGAAACTCGCCTCGGTGATCCACGGCCGGGCGCCGGGCTCGCTGCTCCTGACCTACGGCCCGGAACGCTCCGAGGCGACCCGCCGCATCGTCCGTGACACCGACCTCCAGACCAGGGCCTGGATGGCCGACGGCCAGGTGCGCATACGGGCCCGCGACGCCGCCTTCCGGCTGCTCGACCGGTCCGGCGCGGTGTCGCGGCTGTACGCACCGGTGATGGCCGGCCGGCGCCTCGCCTACGCGCCCGCCCGTGACACCCAGTACCCGGCGCGCCGGTCGGGCTGCCCGCCTCGGACCCGCCTTCCCGGCGGTCTGAAGGTCGGCGCGGTCTTCCCCCGGGAACGGGCGGTCGCCCTCGGCATCTCGGGCCCGGACGTGGACCCGTCGGCCTGGTCCGTCGCCGTCACCGCGCCTCAGGACAGCGCCGCCTGGCTGACCGAGATCGGGCATCTGGTCGCCCGGTGGCCGCTGGTGCGCGTCGTGCGGCTGTCGCACGGGGACCTCGCGGCCGACGCCGGCTGCGGGAGGCCGGGCTACTACCTCGTCCGTCCGGACGGACACATCGCGGCCCACGGCCACGAGCGTGACCTGAACCGGCTGGAGACCGAACTGGGCTCCGGCCTGCTGCCGCGCCCCTGAGCATCTTCGCCCGGGGACAAGGCCGTTGGGGTTGCACCCTGATATCCAAGACATTTAATATCCACGATATGGGGATGCGGGAGGGCGTGGAATGGGCGCTGCACAGCTGCCTCAACCTGGCCGAGATCCGGCAGCGGGGGCCCGGCGCCGGAATGCCGGACAACTGCCGCGCGCCGTGCACCGTTTCGCACGCCATGCGCCGGGCCGGGCTCATCTGGAGGCGTGAGCTGGCCGGGCAGACCCTCGCCGACATCAAGGCGACGGCAGAGCGCACCGCCCCCGGTGTGCCGGCCCGGGTGCGGCGCTGGTTGGCCGACGCCGGCGTCTGAGCGTCTACGGGCCCCACGCGCCGGCGGGGCGGACGCACAGGGCGATCCTGAACATTTTTATCCTGATACTCAAGGGGTTGAACCATGACCGATCGTCCGGAACTCATCGGTGGGCGCGAGGCGTTGCCCTGGCGGGCGGCGGACCCGCGACCGCTGCGGCACCGGATCGGGGGCAGGGCATGACGGCCCTCGAAACCCCGACGCCGACCACCGGTACGGGCCGGTCACCGCTGCGGGGGTGGCTGGCCGTTTCCGCCGTCACCCTGGGAATCTTCTCCCTGATGACGTCCGAACTGCTGCCGGTCGGCCTGCTCACTCCCGTCGGATCCGAGCTGAACGTCTCCGAGGGGACGGCCGGACTGATGGTCACGGTGCCCGGTCTGGTGGCCGCGGTGTCGGCGCCGCTGATCACCGTGGGCGCCGGCCGGGTGGACCGCCGGCTGGTCCTGGCGGTACTGATCGGCCTGGTCGGCGCGGCCAACCTGGCCTCGGCCTTCACCCCGAACTTCGCCACCCTGCTCATCGCCCGCTTCCTCATCGGCGTGAGCGTCGGCGGCTTCTGGGCCATCGCGGGTGGTCTCGCCCTGCGGCTGGTGCCCGAGAAACACGTCCCCCGGGCCATGTCGGTCATCTTCGGCGGTGTGTCGACCGCCTCCGTCCTGGGGGTGCCCACCGGCACCCTGCTCGGCGACCTGAGCGGCTGGCGCACCGCCTTCGCCGCGGTCGGGGTGCTCGCTCTGGCAGCGCTGGTCTGCCTGGTGCTCATGGTGCCGCCGCTGCCGGCGGCCCGCACGATCACTCTTCCGGAACTGCCCGGACTCCTCCGCGAGAACGCGGCGATCCGCATCGGTGTGCTGGCCACCTTCCTGCTCATCACCGGCCACTTCCTCGCGTACACGTTCGTCCGCCCGGTCCTCCAGGACATCTCCGGCTTCGACGGCAACACGACCAGCTCCCTGCTGCTCGTCTACGGAGTGGCGGGCATCGTCGGCAACTTCGTGGCCGGTTCACGGGCCGCGACGCACGTCCGGCGGACCTTGCTCGTCATCGCGATCGTGCTGGCGGCCGCCATGGCGCTGATCCCCGTCCTCGGCACCGGACATGTCGGCGGGGTCATCCTCCTGGTCGTCTGGGGTCTCGGGTACGGCGGAGTCTCGGTGAGCCTGCAGACCTGGATGCTCAAGGCCGCCCCGGAGGCGAACGAGGCCGCCTCGTCCCTCTTCGTCCTGATGTTCAACCTGTCGATCGCCCTCGGGGCCCTGATCGGAGGGTTCGTCGTGGACGGTTCGACGTCCGGTGTCCTGTGGCTGGGCGCTGCCCTCGTCGTCCTGACCGCGGTGGCGGTGGGCTCGTCCAGGAAGGCGCGACTCGCCTGAGGGCGCGCCGCCGGGACTCCGCCCGAGTGTGATCCCGGTAGGTCACCGGCCCCCATGAACCGCCGCGTTGCGCCGACCGTCCTCGGCGCAACGCGGCCAGAGGTCGGCCCCCGCGCGTTACCCCCGGTGCGCGGGGGCCGGCCCATGCCGTGGCAGGCTCCGGCGGCCGTCTCTCAGGTCATCGTCCGGCGCAGCGCGCGGTCGACCAGCGCGGCCGCGGCACCCGTGTAGCGCTCCGGATCGCACAGCTCGGCCAGCTCGGCCACGCCCAGATGTCCTTGCAGTTCCGGAGCCCCGGCCAGGACGTCGTGCAGCGGCCGGGCGGTCCGCACCGCTGCCGTGGACGCCTCGCTCAGTACCCGCTGAGCCGCCGCTTTCCCGATCCGGGGCGCCAGCACGGCCGCGATCCGCTCCGAGACGATCTGGCCCCCGGTGAGTTCGAGGTTCGCCCTCATCCGCTCAGGGCGCACCTCCAGACCCCCGGCCAGTTCCGCCGCCGTGTGGGCGGCCCCGCCGGTCAGCCGCAGGCACTCCCGCAGCAACTGCCACTCTGCGTGCCAGACACCGGCGGACCGCTCGTCCTCCGAGACCAGGCACTGGGTCAGTCCCGTCGCCAGGACGGGTACTTGCAGCGCGGCGCTGCGTACCAGCGTGGCCAGGACCGGATTGCGCTTGTGCGGCATGGCCGAGGAGCCTCCGCGGCCGGCGGCGGTCGGCTCGGCCACCTCGCCGACCTCCGTTCTGGTCAGCGACTGCACGTCGACGGCCATCTTGGCCAGCGCCCCGGTGGTGAAGGCCAGGGCTGCCGCGAGGTCGGCGACCGGGGTGCGAAGGGCGTGCCAGGGCACAACGGGCCGCGCCAGTCCCGTCTCCGACGCGAAGGCGTCGAGCAGCCGGTCGAGGTAGCCGCCCGGGTCCGGCTGCCCGATGGCTCCGACCGCGCCGCCGCCGTCGATCCGGGCGTACTCCAGGTACCCGGCGAGCGTTCCCGCGGCCCCGCCGAGGGCGACGGGCAGCCCTCCGTCGAGAAGCCGGCCGAGCCGTGCGTCCGCTTCCAGGACGAGGTGCCGCCAGCCCGCCGCCTTCAGGCCGAACGTGGTGGGCACGGCGTGCAGGGCCAGTGTGCGGCCCGCCAGCACGGTGTCGCGGTGCCGGCGGGCGAGATCTTCCAGGGCCGTGGCCACCCGGGCGAGATCGGCCCGTACGATCCGCAGCGCCCGGGCGGCGACCAGCATGGCGCCGGTGTCGAAGATGTCCTGGCTGGTGGAGCCGCGGTGCACGAACTCCGCGGCGGCCGGGTCGTCGGCCGCCACCGCCCGGCTGAGCGCCCGCACGAGGCCGACGACCGGGTTGGCGGTCTCGCGGGACGCGACGGCCAGAGCCCGCAGATCGAGGCGGTCCGCCCGCGCCGCCCGGGTGATGGCGTCCGCGGCCGGCCCCGGCAGGGTTCCCAGCCGGGCCTGCGCACGGGCCAGGGCCGCTTCCGCGTCCAGCATCGCCTGGAGCCAGGCGCGGTCGCAGACTGCCGCTTCGACAGGTGTGCCGGCCCGCACGGGGGACAGCAGACCGGCGTCGGTCAGCGCATCGGACGCCTCGCTCATACGATCACTCCCAGGAGGTCGGCGTCGGTCGCGGCCGGGCGTACCGCGGCCGGGACATGAGCGACCGGCGGAAGGGCGAGAACGGCGCGGGCGATCCCGTCGGAGTCGGCCAGGGTCACGGAGTCCACTCCCGGCCGGATTCCGGCCGCTGTCACCCAGTGCACGGACTCGGTGGGAACCCCGTAGGCGAACCGGCGCGGGTGGGCGTGGCCCTGTGGGCCGAGGACGTGGTAGGGCCGCGGGGTCACGGCGAGCCCTCCGGTCTCGTAGCCGCCCCCCCGGCCGCCGGGGATCCGGTAGGTGGTGCACTGACCGGTGTTCAGCAGATGGCGCAGGAGCGGATCGGCGGTGCGGCGCAGATCCGGCTCGGGCAACCGCGCCTCGATCAGCACCTGGGCCCGCACCGGAGGGCCCGGCACGAGAGCGGAGTCGGCGACGAAGGCCGGGTCGACGGTGTCGATGCGGATACGGGTGCCCGGACCCGTGATCTCCAGGATGCCCGCTTCGATGAGGGCGCCCATCTCCTCGATACGGGAGGCCGGCGGGCCGATGGAGAGGTAGGCGTTCAGCGGTGTGTACCAGCCTTCGAGGTCGTCCCGGTGCGAGTCGCCGTCCAGGCCCCCGTGGTCGACCGCGAGCCGTACCTCGTTCCGCAGGTCCCGCAGGACGTCCAGTGCGGCCTTGAGCGGGCCGCTGACGTTGCCCGCTCTCGCCTGCCGCACATCGTGCGCCAGGTAGTCCAGCAGCCAGGCCCGGAATCCGTCGCGATCGGTGAAGACCCGGTCCCCGTAGGGCTTGGTGAGCCGTTCCCAGCTCCAGCGGTCGGCCGTGCCGATACGCCAGGCGTCCAGCAGCGCCGACGGATCCTGTCCCAGGGGCAGGGCCAGGTACTGCTCGACGAAGGGCTCGCGGTCCGCGGCCCGTCCCCGGGCCGCCAGCAGGGTGCCGTAGTAGACGCTCTCCACTTCCCGGGAGATGACCGGCCACAGCTCCGCGGCGAAGCGGACCCCGCCGCCGTCCGCCGGCCGGCTGCGGAGCCCGTCGATCACCTCCGGGGTCAGCAGCCGGGGGAAGTACCGTCCGAAGGCGCCCTTCTCGTTCTCGCCGCGGGCCTGATACGGAATGCCGCGACGCGAACTCGCGCAGAGCAGCGGTTCCTGTCCCGAAGGCCGGTACACCAGGCGCTCGCCCTCCCGGTCGAAGGTCCCGCCGCGCCCGGCGGTGAACAGCGCCATGTGGTCGAAGAAGTTGAGGCCCAGACCACGCAGCAGCACCGGACGGCCCGGCTCGATCCCGCTGAGGTCGAGGTCCGCCGGGTTGGCCGGAGTGATGTACGTGAGGTGGTGGATACGGGCGAGACTCGCCGTCCCCTCCTCGTGCGGGGTGAGGCGGGCCGAGACGTGACCGAGCGCGAGGACGACGGCGTCCAGGTGGTCGAGCCGCGTACCGTCCTCCAGCCGGACGCCCTGCGGCCCGCCGGGCACGCCGTGTGTGTCGGCCATCGCGACCGCCCGCGACCGGTGCACATGGACCGTCACATGGGCGGGTGCGTGGGCGACCATGTGCCGGAACCGGTCGGCCAGATAGCTGCCGTAGAAGGCACGGGTCGGGTAGGTGTCCGGTCCCAGCACACGGGCCTCGGCGAGGGTCGCCGCCTCGATGGTTCCCGTCCCGCCTTCACTGTCGTCGGCCTGCCCGCCGTCCCGGCCGTCGTCGGCCCGGGCGGCCTCGACCAGCTCCTGGGCCCAGTCGTGGAGGCTCGGACCCGGCTCGACCGGCCCGTCGATCTGTGAACTGCCGTCGGTGTAGACGGTTATCTGCGAGGCCACGGTGTTCATCAGGAGGTGCCGGGACTGTTCGGTGCGCCATACGGCGCCGGCGCCAGGCGTGGCCGGGTCGACGACGTGCACCGTCACCGACGGATGCGAGGGGGACCGCCGTTCGTTGGCGCACAGCCGCTCCAGCACGGACAGTCCGCGCGGGCCGGCGCCGACGACGCAGACCTCGATACGGCTGCTGCTCATAGCGGGCACTCCGATCTCAGATGGCCGATGGTGATCAGTGAGGCGGGCGGCACGGTCATGCTTCCGCCCGCCGGGGGGCGCGTACGGCAGGGCCCGGGCCGGGCAGCGCATCCGCCGAGTCGAAGGTCCGGGCGCCGTGCATCCAGGCCACACGGTCGTGCAGCTCGGTCGCCGACAGGGAGGACAGCAGCGCGTTCCTCGCCCGGGCAGCCGGGCCGGCCGGATGCCACAACTGCGTGCTGTGGCGGGCGAGAAGCTGGATCTGGGCGGTCCGGTCGCGCCGTTCGGTGTTGTACTTCTCGAACCGCGCGGGAAGTTCGTCGGCGGCATCGCCGAGCAGGCTGCCGAGCAGCACGGCGTCCTCCAGTGCCTGACAGGCGCCCTGGGCCGCGTAGTGCAGCATCGGATGGGCGGCGTCGCCCAGCAGGGCCACCCGCCCGTCCGTCCAGTCACGCACCGGTTCACGGTCCACGAGCACCCAGGACCTCCAGTCCTCGCCCAGTTCGAGCAGCCGGTGCGGAACGTCACCCAGGGCCGTGAACTCGCGGCGGACGCGCTCCCGCGTCACAGGGACACCGGAGAACGCCTCCGTCGCGCCGTCGTCACGGCTGGCGGCGAGGTTCAGGTACTTCCCGCCGGCGATGGGATAGTGCACGAAGTGACAGCCCGGGCCGGCCCACCAGGTCACGGTGGGGGAGCGGAGCTCCTCGGGCACGCGCCCCATCTCGATGACGGCACGGTGGACGGTGAGCCCGGAGACGACCGGCGGGCCGTCGCCGACGAGTTGCCCGCGCAGCGCCGAGTGGATGCCGTCGGCGCCGATCACGGCGTCTCCGCTGACCCGGCGGCCGTCGTCGAGGACGACCGTCGCACTGGCGCCGTCCTGCTCGTAGCCGGCGACGCCGCTGCCGCTGCGCAGTTCGACCGCACGGTGGCGGCGGCACGCGTCCAGCAGCAGGCCGTGCAGTTCGGCCCGGTGCACGACGACGTACGGATTTCCGAAGCGGCGCCGGTACCCGTCGGTGAGCGGCATGCTCGCCACGTGCTCACCGGTGACCCCGTCCATGAACCGCAGGGCTTCCATCCGTACGGCGGTTTCCCGTACGGCGTCCCCCAGACCGAGGCGGTCGAGGGCGTGCAGGCCGTTCGGCGCCAGCTGAATACCGGCGCCGATCTCGGCGAAGCGGTCGGCCCGTTCGAGGACCAGCACCTGATGGCCCTGCCCCGCGACGGCGAGTGCGGCCGCCAGTCCGCCGATGCCGCCGCCGACGACGACTGCCCGCGCCGTCCTGCTCCTTCCGCGCTCCCTCACGCCTGCCGGCCCTCCGCTGCGAGGAGCCGCGCGAGCTCCAGCCTCTTGATCTTGGTGGTGGCCGTCTGCGGCAGATCGTCCAGCCGCTGGTGCACGGGCGCGGCCATGGGCGGCAGGCCGGCCGCCGCGGCCTCCCACGCCGCCGGATCCAGCGGTTTGTCGTCCTTGGTGCAGACGACAGGCACGGCCGTGCCGTCCGCGCCGCGCACGATGACCACCTCGTTCAGCTCCGCCAGCCTGCCGAGCAGGGTGTCCTCGGCGGCCAGCGTGCTGCCGAACCCCTCGATCAGATCCACCTCCCGGTCGAGGAGGTGGACGCACCCCCACTGCGTCCGGTAGCCGACGTCGCCCATCCGCCACCATCCGCCGTCGGAGACCTGCTGCTCATAGCGGTCGTGCTCGCCGAGGTAGGTCACGATGCGGCCGTCGCTGCGCACCTCGATGTATCCCGGGCTGGCTTCCGACGGCGCCCGGCCGGCACGGCTGACGACGCGGACCTCCGTCATACCGGGGAACGGCATCCCGACGCAGCGCCCGTCCGCCTCCGGGGCCCGCCGCCGGGTGAACGCGCGCACCACGGCCGGGCCCACCTCGCTCTGTCCGTAGAGCTGGCCGAAGACCGGGGCGGTACGCCGTGACGCCCGCAGCAGCCGGTGCACGGTCCGCGGGTGGATGGCGTCGAAGGTGCTGCTGAAGAGCTTGACGTTCGCCAGTGGCTCACGCGGGTCGTCCGCCAGCTGCTCCCACTCCATGAAGGAGTTGGGGTGCGCCTCCAGGACGCCGGGACGGATACGGGCGAAGAGGTCGCCCACCCGCTTCACGTCGGAATCGGCGAGGACCACGATCGGGAATCCGCGCAGCAGCGAGATGGCGAGCGCGGTGAAGAGCCGGGAGTGCACGAACGACACGTGCAGGGCGATGGTCTCGCGCCTGACCAGGATGGGAGCGACGGCCAACAACTGGGGCCGGTACCGGGCCTGGAGGCTGTGGCCGGTATGGACGGCGAGTTTCGGTGTACCGGTGGTCCCCGAGGTGTGGGTGATGAGCGCCGGACGCTCGGGAGGCAGGTCCACCGGAGCGACACGGCCGACGCCGGCCAGCGAGGTCAGGGAGGTGGCTCCGTCGTGGGCTCCGGTGGTGAGCAGCACCCGCTCCGCCAGCTCGAAGACCGTGTCCGGCAGCTCCTTCGCGAGCTTGTCGGGGTCGGTCACCAGGAAGGGCCTGCCCACCCGCCGGATCAGTTCCGCGACCGTCGTGCCGTCCAGTGCGGGGGACAGGAGCACGGGTACGGCGCCGATGCGGGCCACCGCACAGGCGAGGAGGATGATGTCGAACCCGTCCGACTTGTGGACGACCACCTTCTGACCGGGGCGTACCCGCGCGGCCCACAGCCGGGAGGCGAAGTCGTCGACGATGTCCGCCACTTCGGCGACGGTCGTCCGCAGACCGGCCGACGGCGCGATGCCCAGTTCGTGGTCGAGAATCAGAACATTCGCCGGATGCCGGGCCGCTGCCCGCTCGAAAAGCGTTCCCAGCCGGAATCCGCGATTTCCTGTGCGCTGTAGAAGCATGCCGCCAAGCTCTCGTCGGTGGACGGAGGATCCTGCCGCCGCATGCTGGTCACTGCTTCGGCCGGAGAGTTCAGGAGTCGAATTGCGGTACTGCTCAGCCCTTGTCGATGACGGCCCTGACGCGCTCCAGGGTGGCCGTCACATCGGCCTCCACCTTGGCGCCCCATTCACTGAAGAACCGTCGCTTCTCCTGCTCGTCCATCTCCGCGACAATGCCGCGGATACCCTCGGTCGCCCGGTCCATACGGAAGTGGTGGGTCAGAGTGCATCCGCCTTCCGTGGGCTCGATGTCGAAACCCCAGACGCTCTGCTGCCTGTTCCCGGAGGTGTCGCGCATGGCCCAGCGGAACGTGAGACCGGGGTCAGCGGCGACGACTTCGGCTTGAGTGATCCACTTTCCCCGGACGACCGGTGCCCAGGCGACGACGCTCTCGTCGCGCAGGTTCTCACCCCGGAAAACGGCGCCGACCGTGGCGGGT comes from the Streptomyces sp. NBC_01471 genome and includes:
- a CDS encoding AMP-binding protein, whose translation is MLLQRTGNRGFRLGTLFERAAARHPANVLILDHELGIAPSAGLRTTVAEVADIVDDFASRLWAARVRPGQKVVVHKSDGFDIILLACAVARIGAVPVLLSPALDGTTVAELIRRVGRPFLVTDPDKLAKELPDTVFELAERVLLTTGAHDGATSLTSLAGVGRVAPVDLPPERPALITHTSGTTGTPKLAVHTGHSLQARYRPQLLAVAPILVRRETIALHVSFVHSRLFTALAISLLRGFPIVVLADSDVKRVGDLFARIRPGVLEAHPNSFMEWEQLADDPREPLANVKLFSSTFDAIHPRTVHRLLRASRRTAPVFGQLYGQSEVGPAVVRAFTRRRAPEADGRCVGMPFPGMTEVRVVSRAGRAPSEASPGYIEVRSDGRIVTYLGEHDRYEQQVSDGGWWRMGDVGYRTQWGCVHLLDREVDLIEGFGSTLAAEDTLLGRLAELNEVVIVRGADGTAVPVVCTKDDKPLDPAAWEAAAAGLPPMAAPVHQRLDDLPQTATTKIKRLELARLLAAEGRQA
- a CDS encoding SRPBCC family protein yields the protein MDRSISDESPLFELRARVDVSAAPEDVYAVVSDLPRSGEWSSECLGGEWVSGEPATVGAVFRGENLRDESVVAWAPVVRGKWITQAEVVAADPGLTFRWAMRDTSGNRQQSVWGFDIEPTEGGCTLTHHFRMDRATEGIRGIVAEMDEQEKRRFFSEWGAKVEADVTATLERVRAVIDKG